Genomic DNA from Candidatus Kaiserbacteria bacterium:
CATCACCGACATCACCGGTACCGGCCTTTCAATCACGAACGGTATACTCAACGCATCAGGACTGAGCAACTGGACAGACCAGGGTACCTACCTCACCCCCTCACTGCAACTGACGGCATCTCCCTCAGTGGTTCATCAACCATTCAAAATCTCACCTTCGTGAATGCAACAGGAACGAACGCGACCACCACTAACCTCCGCGTCACCGGCACCTCAGCACTCGGCACCGTTGGCGCAGGTACCTGGAACGGTTCTGCAATCGGTCTCGCATACGGCGGTATGGGCGTTGATGTCTCTGGATACAGCAATGGTCTCTTCGGTCTCAACGGAGGCACCATGACCGACATCGATACTGAAGCAGAACTCGAGACTGCACTCGGCTCACTCGACGTATTGACCGTGACCGCATCAGACATCACCTCAGCAAACCTCCTCTCAATGCTTACCGACGAGACGGGAACTGGCTCAGTGGTCTTCAGTAACTCACCAACCTTCACCGGAAGCGCACAATTTGCAGGCCTTCGCGTGACCGCGTCCTCAACCCTTGGCTTTGCCTCATCTACCGCACTCACCGTCTCGGGGAATACGTACCTCACTGGTAACGTCGGCATCGGTACCACGACACCTTCTTCACTGCTCACTATAGATAAATCTGGATTCACGGGCGCAGGGGTGGCGGGTATCAAGCAGTACCTTGGATTTGCCAACTCCACGCTGAGTGCACTGATGTATGGTGATGAGACATATATTACCAATCTTCCTACGGCCACCTCAACACTCGTGGGCAAGATGATTCGTATTGCAGACACGAGCGCACTCGGGAATACCGTACGTGGCCTCGAGGTGCAGGCATACCGGGGAAGTAATACCAAGGGTGAAAATACGGGTATTTCGGGCTTTGGCCGAACCTTCGGTGTACGTGGCTCGACACTCGGAGACGCAGGAAGTACCTATCTCCCTGCCGGTGTCTTTGCCGAATCAGAGGGCTCTACGCAGGGTAATGCACTCCGCGCATACTCGGGTACCATGACGACCGAAAGTCTCGTGTACTTCTTCCAGGACACCACCAATTTCATCGGTACCGGTCTCAAGATGGACTTCGGTAATGCAGGGGGCTCCTTTGCCGCAACAAGCACAGGTAAATTTATGGACCTCAAGGTAGGGGGTGTTTCAAAATTCACGATTGCCGCTAACGGCTCTACCACTATTGGTGACGGTACGGTAAACGCAGGACTCATGATTCCTCGTGGTGGCATTTGCGTCGATAGCGACGGCTCCTGCGTGTCAACGACCACGGGCCAAATCCGCTCGGTGACTTCAGCGCTCGGTAACTCAGACCTTGCCGAAATGTATTTCTCTAATCAAGCACTTCATGCAGGAGAGATTGTGTCACTTTCGGGCGGACTTTCGGTGAAACGCGCGAATGGAGATACCGAGGAAGATATTGTCGGTGTCGTATCCACGAAGCCAGGTATGACACTCGGATTTGATGATACGTCGCTCACCGCCGGAGAAACAGCATACCCAATAGGACTTAAAGGACGTGTCCCGATTAAACTCTCTACCGAGAACGGCCCTATTAAGAAGGGTGACCGCATCGCGCTCTCGTCTATTCCGGGCGTCGGTATGAAGGCTGATGCGAGTAGCCGTGTGGTGGGTATTGCGCTTGAGGATTATGATGGTGTTCGTGCGTACAGTGCTGGATTCCTGAACCAATTCGGTGACGATATGCTCAAGGAGCGCGTTATCAAGAAAACCAAGCTCGACCCACGCTCACAAGATGGTTGCTACACCGGCGGTGGTAACGCCCTTGGTGAAGCAGTGTGTGTGGTACAGAAGGTGTTCACTACTACGGTGATGAGTGAAAATCCAGAAGAGACACGCGCATCTATGCTCGCAGAACTGACGAATGAAACACCAGAGATGGCGACGAGTGCTGCCGGAGAAACACTCGCGGTGGGGCAGGCGCTTATGTTTATCGAACTCTCGTGGTACCAGGTAGACCGCGAACGCATGGTGCTCAGTGAACTCGCAACGACGTCGCCACTCTTTGCGGGAAGTGACGTGACGCTGTGGGACAGTATCAAGGCACTTGCTTCTCGATTTGTCGATGGGGTACTCAGCGTTACAGGTATCAAAGCAGACAGGATAGAAGTGAAGGATGAACTCTGTGTCGATGGGGTGTGTGTGACTGCCGACGATCTCCGCGCGATTCTCCAAAGTACGCGAAGCGGTGGGGCAGGTGCTCCAGCCGAAAGTGAGACGGGCGGTGGGGAGACTGGGGGAGGAGAGAATAACACCGGAGGCGAGGGAAGTACGGGCGGGTCCTCTGAGGGTGATGATAGCGGTGAGCCGAGTACCCCAGTCGCTCCCGTCCCTCAAGAGCCTACCCCTCCAACACCTGAAGAACCGCCTGTAGTGGAAGCGCCCACACCTGAAGCACCCATAGAGCAAGAACCAACACCCGAACCCGCAGCAACTACTATTTCTACTGAATAATACATCCTATGAAAAAAACAATTCACTTTATTTCCGGCTTACCGCGCAGTGGCTCCACGCTTCTCTGCAACATACTCGCACAAAACCCTCGTTTTCAGACCACGGCGACGAGTGGCATTATGGACATCATGTTTGGGGTACGCAACAACTGGGACAATTTAGTCGAGTTTAAAGCCCATCCCGACGACGACGCAAAAGCGCGTGTCCTTAGGGCAATCCTTGATAGTTATTTCGCGAGTAGCGAACGGCCAGTGGTGTTTGATAAGTCGAGAGGGTGGGTGTCACTCCTTGAGATGGCGGAGATGGTCTTGGAACGAAAAGCGAAAGTGCTCATACCGGTACGCGACCTTCGTGATGTCCTCGCGAGTTTTGAAAAAATCCACCGTAAGCAAGCGAGCCTCCACCAGCCCAACTTTGAAGCCCAGCAGTACTTCCTTGCACAGACCACCGAGGGCAGGGCACAAATACTCCTTCAAAACGACAAGCCCGTGGGCCTTGCATATCACCGCATCCGGGATGCGCTCAAGCGTGGTTTTGGAGATAGGATGTACTTTGTGGAGTTTGAAAAACTGACGAGTGAACCCGCAGCAGAACTCGCGCGTATCTATACCTTCCTCGAGGAAGAACCGTATGCGCATGATTTTGAAAATGTTGAGCAGGTCACCTGGGAAGATGACACTGTGCACGGGGCGAAAGACCTTCACACCATCCGCACGCAGGTACGCCCTATGGACCCGCAGTGGAAAAAAGTGCTCGGCACATTTGCCGAAGAGTACGGCAAAATGAACTTCTGGTGGCCCGAAAACCAACCCTTCCACGAAGTAGTCTACCACTGGCACCCGTAAACCCTCAGTTCCCAGCCCTAGGGTTAACCTAGGGCTGGCCGACAAGGGCATCCAAATACATGCAAAAAGATTTTACACAATGGAATATAAAGAAAACAAACATAGATACCATTGAGGTGCGTCCATTCTTTCATGTGAGAGAGGTGTGGTACTGCTACCTTGGTGTGACAGAAAGTGGGTTTGATGAGTTACGAAAAAAGCTCAAGGCATTACTACCCTGAGCATTTTTCATTTGTTACCTCTGTCTTGCGACAGAGTCGGGCCGAAGCCATTTGTCTACATATGGTCACAGATAGTAAAAATAAATCAAATTGCGAATTCCTGAGAACATCGGCATCAACCACCCGTAAAATCGACATGCTTAATTCACATCGACCCAATTAACAAATCAACATATGAATACCGAAAACACAAAAATAGTATTATTCAAAAATATAAAAATTCGTAAAACTCTTCATAATAATGAGTGGTGGTTTGTGATTAATGACGTAATTAAGGCGCTCACTGACTCTGTCCAGCCAGAAGGGTATATCAAGGACATGCGTCGTCGAGATGAAGAACTCTCTAAAGGGTGGGGGCAAATTGCCACCCCCCTTAAAGTTCAAACAGAGGGTGGAAAGCAAATGATGAATTGTGCAAATATAGAAGGTATTTTCCGCATCGTGCAGTCCATCCCTTCACCAAAAGCCGAGCCATTTAAGCGTTGGCTTGCAAAGGTGGGGTATGAGCGTGTACAAGAGATAGAAAATCCTGAATTAGCGACAAAACGAACGCGAATGCTATACAAACTCAAGGGATATCCTGACGATTGGATTGAGAAGCGCATGCGCGGTATCGCTATTCGTGAAGAATTGACTGACGAATGGCAACAACGAGGCGCACAGAAAGACATCGATTATGAAATTCTCACTGCAGAAATTTCAAAGGCGACCTTTGGAGTCACTCCGCATGAATACAAAAAACTCAAGGGTTTGAAACGAGAAAACCTGCGAGATCACATCGACGATTTTGAACTCATCTTTAGAATGCTCGGAGAACGAGCCACCACAGAAATTCATCGCACAGAAAATTCTCGTGGTGTTGCAAAATTAAAGAAAGACGCACAAATAGGAGGCTCTATTGCAGGGGGAGCGCGAAAAAAATTGGAACAAAAACCCAGGCGTTCAGTGGTGACAAAGCAAAATTTTTTAAAAAGCAACAAATCTACCAAAAAAATTATTAACAAAACCTCAGACCAAGGTTAAACCTTAGTCTAAAAAAAAGCAATAAATCCAGCAAGATGATTAATAAAAAGAATGCGGAGTAACTTTATGCATATGTAAAAACAGACGACGGGGTCATCATGGTGCAACGTAGAACGAAGTTATGCACATACTTACTATATATAGTAGAGAAAAGTAAGCGCAAATTAAGTACAATAGTATGAATACCAAAGGAGCAAACATTAATTAATTATAAATTTTACTATGAATCGAACCCATTTATTATACTCAGCAAAGGGCGCACTCCTTGCAGCAACGCTCGTACTTATGCTTGGTGCTTTTGCATTCTTTACCCTCGAACCAACAGTGGGAAGAAGTGCAGTCGAGGTATTCGAAGTTACACAGACAGTCTCTGGTGCTATATCATTTATGGCAAGTTCTTCGGATGTGATTATGCAAGGAACGCTCGACGGTCTTACGGGTGGTACCTCATACGGTACGACGACTGCTCGTGTACGTACCAACAACTCAACAGGCTATCAAATGAGTATCACCTTTGCGAGTACTGCACCTATGATTAGGAATGGCGGTGGTGGTACGATTTCAACATACCAGTACTCAACAGGCACCACGAATTATCCAAGTGGCTTTAATACTTCTGTGGGATACTCACAGATTGGTTTTACTGCAAACGCATCAAATACGGCAGATATTTCAACGGTATTTGAAGGCAATGGCACCACACTCTGTGGATCAACCAATGGAAGTACTTTCGTAAATAATAATTGTTGGCGTGGTGCATCAAGCACAAACGTGGCTGCATCAACACAACTCATAAATACGGCGGCACCGACACCATCATCGGGTTCGACCTCTACTGTGCAGTTCCGTATCACCATCCCCAACAACCCATCTCCCGTAGTACCAGACGGTACATACACCGCAACGGCAACATTGACTGCTACCGATAACCCGTAGTAGGCTATCGCTATATGTTTGCTACCTCACTTGCTCATTCTACTTTTCGCATTGTACTACTCTTTCTTGTAGCAATTATTTGTGGTTTTGCACACAGTACACAGGTGTCTGCTCAAGAACCCGTGTCTCTACAAGAAGCACTGGCAACTACTACTGCACCCGTTACTGCACCGGTGATGCCATACAGTACGGAACAGCTTTTGGGTGACGAGGTGTATGGAGACTTTGTTATCGGTCCAGGAAAACTTGAATTAACCATTAATCCAGGAGAAACAAAAACTGTTGAGATTACGGTGAGTAATCGAACTGGGAAAGAGCGTATATTTGAAGTTGTTGCGGAAGACGCAAGAGGATCCTCTGATCCTAATCAAACAATTATACTCCTCGGAAACGATAGAGGACCGTATTCCATGAAAGACCTTGTGTCGGTACCGGCACAACGATTTTCACTCCCACACAACGAGCGAGCACGCATCCCGGTAACTATTCATATACCTGCCGATGCCGAACCGGGAGGTCGTTATGGAAGCATGCTGGTGAGTACGGTCTCACAAGAAGCACAACCTGGTGGTGATGGAACCACTCAGCCTCAGTCTGCTATTGTTGCTCGTATTGGAAGTATATTTTTTATCACTA
This window encodes:
- a CDS encoding sulfotransferase codes for the protein MKKTIHFISGLPRSGSTLLCNILAQNPRFQTTATSGIMDIMFGVRNNWDNLVEFKAHPDDDAKARVLRAILDSYFASSERPVVFDKSRGWVSLLEMAEMVLERKAKVLIPVRDLRDVLASFEKIHRKQASLHQPNFEAQQYFLAQTTEGRAQILLQNDKPVGLAYHRIRDALKRGFGDRMYFVEFEKLTSEPAAELARIYTFLEEEPYAHDFENVEQVTWEDDTVHGAKDLHTIRTQVRPMDPQWKKVLGTFAEEYGKMNFWWPENQPFHEVVYHWHP
- a CDS encoding Bro-N domain-containing protein, producing the protein MNTENTKIVLFKNIKIRKTLHNNEWWFVINDVIKALTDSVQPEGYIKDMRRRDEELSKGWGQIATPLKVQTEGGKQMMNCANIEGIFRIVQSIPSPKAEPFKRWLAKVGYERVQEIENPELATKRTRMLYKLKGYPDDWIEKRMRGIAIREELTDEWQQRGAQKDIDYEILTAEISKATFGVTPHEYKKLKGLKRENLRDHIDDFELIFRMLGERATTEIHRTENSRGVAKLKKDAQIGGSIAGGARKKLEQKPRRSVVTKQNFLKSNKSTKKIINKTSDQG
- a CDS encoding DUF916 domain-containing protein, yielding MFATSLAHSTFRIVLLFLVAIICGFAHSTQVSAQEPVSLQEALATTTAPVTAPVMPYSTEQLLGDEVYGDFVIGPGKLELTINPGETKTVEITVSNRTGKERIFEVVAEDARGSSDPNQTIILLGNDRGPYSMKDLVSVPAQRFSLPHNERARIPVTIHIPADAEPGGRYGSMLVSTVSQEAQPGGDGTTQPQSAIVARIGSIFFITIPGDVDKSGILKEFGTVGNKKFYQKGPINFGILFENTGSIHLTPRGEIRVVNTFGEEVGQITLEPWFVLPGALRLREVIWDRELLFGRYTATLVLERGYDDAVDTLTYSFWILPWKPLAGGFAIVFFVLFLIRAFFKKFEFKRK